Proteins co-encoded in one Listeria ivanovii subsp. ivanovii genomic window:
- a CDS encoding sugar phosphate isomerase/epimerase family protein has translation MQAKIALQLWSVKEACELDFFGTLEKVAEMGYDGVEFAGYYGKSAHEIKAKLAELGLEVAGSHISKEQLEADLDNVILFEKELGNRHIVCPYADFETEEEWFEFSKQLQVITQTINEAGLALSYHNHAHELERLSNQTSLEMLLENVPGMNVELDTYWLEYAGVGVIPFIEKYQQRLPLVHIKDRSAKQKESTIIGEGVLDIQGYITAALNSGSEWLIIEQEAFEEDPLISVSRGRDYLASLLEEK, from the coding sequence ATGCAAGCAAAAATAGCTTTGCAATTGTGGAGTGTCAAAGAAGCCTGTGAACTCGATTTCTTTGGAACACTAGAAAAAGTGGCTGAAATGGGTTACGACGGTGTGGAGTTCGCTGGATATTACGGGAAATCAGCTCATGAAATAAAAGCAAAACTAGCTGAGCTTGGACTAGAAGTTGCAGGTTCACATATTAGTAAAGAACAATTAGAAGCGGATCTAGACAATGTGATTTTGTTTGAAAAAGAACTAGGAAACAGGCATATTGTATGTCCTTATGCAGATTTTGAAACGGAAGAAGAATGGTTTGAATTTAGCAAACAACTTCAAGTAATTACGCAAACAATCAATGAAGCAGGTCTTGCGTTGAGCTACCACAATCATGCTCACGAGTTGGAGAGGCTTTCTAATCAAACAAGTCTCGAAATGTTGTTAGAAAACGTACCAGGAATGAATGTGGAATTAGATACTTATTGGCTAGAGTACGCGGGTGTGGGTGTCATTCCCTTTATTGAAAAATACCAGCAACGACTTCCTTTAGTGCATATTAAAGACAGGTCTGCCAAGCAAAAAGAAAGCACGATTATCGGAGAAGGGGTATTAGATATTCAAGGATATATCACCGCAGCTTTAAACAGTGGCTCCGAGTGGCTGATTATTGAACAAGAAGCATTTGAAGAAGATCCGTTAATCAGTGTAAGTAGAGGACGCGACTATTTAGCAAGTTTATTGGAGGAGAAGTAA
- a CDS encoding sugar phosphate isomerase/epimerase family protein codes for MKLGVFTPLFANLSLEDMLDKVKAAGLDAVEIGTGGNPGNHHCPTDELLESESARIAYLEKFTSRGLTISAFSCHDNPISPNKAEAAAADEILRKSIKLASLMNVPVVNTFSGTAGDSDDAKAPNWPVIPWPTVYSDIKAWQWETKLIPYWKEIGELAAAADVKIGIELHGGFLCHTPYTILKLREETNDAIGVNLDPSHLWWQGIDPVGAIKILGKAGAIHHFHAKDTYLDQDNINMYGLTDMQPYGDVQTRAWTFRSVGCGHSLTEWSDIMSALRTYGYDYVVSIEHEDPLMSIDEGFDRAVTNLQSILIKDKPLDMWWA; via the coding sequence ATGAAATTAGGCGTATTTACACCATTATTTGCAAATTTATCACTAGAAGATATGTTAGACAAAGTAAAAGCAGCTGGACTAGATGCAGTAGAAATTGGAACAGGCGGAAACCCTGGGAACCATCATTGTCCAACAGATGAACTACTAGAAAGCGAGTCAGCTCGTATTGCGTATTTAGAAAAGTTTACTAGCCGTGGTTTAACAATTAGTGCTTTTAGTTGCCACGACAATCCGATTTCACCAAATAAAGCAGAGGCGGCTGCGGCAGATGAAATTTTACGTAAATCGATTAAGTTAGCTTCTTTAATGAATGTGCCAGTTGTTAATACATTTTCAGGAACAGCAGGAGATAGCGATGATGCCAAAGCACCGAACTGGCCAGTGATACCATGGCCAACCGTATATAGCGACATTAAAGCTTGGCAATGGGAAACGAAACTAATTCCTTATTGGAAAGAAATTGGTGAACTTGCAGCGGCAGCAGATGTGAAAATTGGTATTGAATTACATGGTGGTTTCCTCTGCCACACGCCATACACCATTTTAAAATTGCGTGAAGAAACAAATGATGCCATTGGTGTAAACCTTGATCCTAGTCATTTATGGTGGCAAGGTATTGATCCAGTTGGTGCGATTAAAATTCTTGGAAAAGCAGGTGCAATTCACCATTTCCATGCGAAGGATACTTATTTGGATCAAGACAACATTAATATGTATGGACTTACAGATATGCAACCATATGGAGATGTGCAAACACGTGCTTGGACTTTTCGTTCGGTTGGATGTGGGCATAGTTTAACAGAATGGTCTGACATTATGAGTGCACTTAGAACTTATGGTTATGATTATGTAGTTAGTATTGAACATGAAGATCCATTAATGTCGATTGATGAAGGTTTTGACCGAGCTGTGACGAATTTACAATCCATTTTGATAAAAGATAAGCCACTGGATATGTGGTGGGCTTAA
- a CDS encoding ThuA domain-containing protein — protein MTRVTVWNEFLHEKEDDAVLAIYPDGIHGQIAHFLEKAGFDAGTATLEESEHGLTEEVLASTDVLIWWGHMGHDRVEDNIVDRVQKRVLEGMGLIVLHSGHMSKIFMRLMGTSCDLKWREANERERLWVVDPSHPIAKGIGEFIELDEEEMYGEHFDIPAPDELIFLGWFEGGEVFRSGITYKRGNGRIFYFQPGHESYPTYHHPDIQQVIINGVHWCANGRDTYPAYGNHQPLEKMGRK, from the coding sequence ATGACACGAGTTACAGTTTGGAATGAATTTTTGCATGAAAAAGAAGATGATGCAGTACTTGCGATTTATCCAGATGGCATCCATGGACAAATTGCTCATTTTCTAGAAAAAGCTGGTTTCGATGCGGGAACAGCTACACTAGAAGAGTCAGAACACGGGCTTACTGAAGAAGTTCTTGCAAGCACAGATGTCCTTATTTGGTGGGGACACATGGGCCATGATCGTGTAGAAGATAACATTGTCGACCGAGTTCAAAAACGTGTATTAGAAGGTATGGGGCTGATTGTTCTTCATTCCGGTCATATGTCGAAAATTTTCATGCGCTTAATGGGAACAAGTTGTGATTTAAAGTGGCGTGAAGCAAATGAAAGAGAGCGACTTTGGGTAGTAGATCCATCTCACCCAATCGCTAAAGGAATTGGTGAATTTATTGAGCTTGACGAAGAAGAGATGTACGGTGAGCACTTTGATATTCCAGCGCCAGATGAATTAATTTTCTTAGGTTGGTTTGAAGGTGGAGAAGTATTCCGAAGTGGCATTACGTATAAACGAGGAAATGGGCGGATTTTCTATTTCCAACCAGGTCATGAATCTTACCCAACATACCATCACCCAGACATTCAGCAAGTGATTATCAACGGGGTTCATTGGTGCGCAAATGGAAGAGATACCTATCCAGCATATGGGAATCATCAACCACTAGAAAAAATGGGGAGGAAATAA
- a CDS encoding helix-turn-helix domain-containing protein, which translates to MSDYLEIPELNKAFPFRSFINEGEVLVYPHWHKEIEIIYALKGSLNLGINDMPIQLNEGEIQVINGGNVHYFLASPNSERIVIQFDLSLFQEEMQMDDMGKPLREMLTEMAHLSREWPEAVVANMQSLIMEIHAEANEDKPGKHYILKADLLSIIVLIYRAIPQIKTQPDSVISEQAVLKSQETLHKLDQIFSYVEKHYQEPVSLQEVADYTGFSTYYFTKFFKRNTGMTFVTFLNDYRLNKAKWMLLNEAFPVTEVAELAGFSSVKTFHHAFKRAMGVAPLKYRKAIYGNN; encoded by the coding sequence ATGAGTGATTACTTGGAAATTCCGGAATTAAATAAAGCTTTTCCTTTTCGGTCATTCATCAATGAGGGTGAGGTACTTGTGTATCCTCACTGGCACAAAGAAATCGAAATAATTTACGCATTAAAAGGTAGCTTGAATTTAGGGATAAACGATATGCCGATTCAATTAAATGAAGGCGAAATTCAAGTTATTAACGGCGGGAATGTCCATTATTTTTTAGCTTCTCCAAATAGTGAGCGGATTGTTATTCAGTTTGATTTAAGCTTATTTCAAGAAGAGATGCAGATGGACGACATGGGAAAACCACTTCGGGAAATGCTTACAGAAATGGCTCATTTGAGTAGAGAATGGCCAGAAGCAGTTGTTGCAAACATGCAGTCACTGATTATGGAAATACACGCAGAGGCAAACGAGGATAAACCTGGGAAACACTACATTTTAAAAGCGGATTTACTATCGATTATTGTACTTATTTACCGTGCAATCCCACAAATAAAAACCCAGCCTGACAGTGTGATTTCTGAACAAGCTGTACTTAAATCACAAGAAACTTTACATAAATTAGATCAAATTTTTTCCTATGTAGAAAAACATTATCAGGAACCTGTTAGCTTGCAAGAAGTAGCAGACTATACCGGATTTAGTACTTATTATTTTACAAAGTTTTTTAAGCGAAACACCGGAATGACTTTTGTGACATTTTTAAATGATTATCGTCTCAATAAAGCGAAGTGGATGCTATTAAATGAAGCATTTCCAGTAACTGAAGTGGCAGAACTTGCGGGCTTTAGTAGTGTTAAAACGTTCCATCATGCATTCAAACGAGCGATGGGAGTAGCACCACTTAAATACAGGAAGGCAATATACGGGAATAATTAA
- a CDS encoding YxeA family protein: MFTKKRVLIMLATVLLAVCAIWEYAIPTDAAVKSYYLKVEEAGKPVQKNQFKGYEYVSKVYDDKGKQKTLTFYSEKQLTKDNQFKILIGENKMVVNYKKIKKVPNRIKYLAGQ; the protein is encoded by the coding sequence ATGTTTACAAAAAAGAGAGTATTAATAATGTTAGCCACAGTTCTTCTCGCTGTCTGTGCTATTTGGGAGTACGCGATACCAACTGATGCAGCTGTTAAGTCCTATTACCTTAAAGTTGAAGAAGCCGGAAAACCTGTACAAAAAAATCAATTTAAAGGTTATGAGTACGTATCGAAAGTATATGATGATAAAGGGAAACAAAAAACGCTTACTTTCTATTCCGAAAAACAATTAACAAAAGATAATCAATTCAAAATATTAATTGGCGAAAATAAAATGGTTGTTAATTATAAAAAAATTAAAAAGGTTCCTAACAGAATTAAATATTTAGCTGGACAATAA
- a CDS encoding Crp/Fnr family transcriptional regulator: protein MNTLEKRQHEILVNPLHFCKKSGDFAKHSMSIKLSKNELFDVDFVTGIYFVETGIVMKGTQIDDYIGYNQLLKQGDICNFASFMSLELKRNMGAKLLSPRASVITAVDRDFFIFMVEKHVSMEEFMLYQSKKEIMILQRRCLLNTLKVKDRVKHVIAALGYEYGISNGSNIQIPPELSTTFLSKFMGITREYLSLTLSELKKEGYLLYTKIPIVVNAEKLFNEIPYESLIL, encoded by the coding sequence ATGAATACATTAGAAAAAAGGCAGCATGAAATTTTAGTCAATCCACTCCACTTTTGTAAGAAGTCTGGTGATTTTGCAAAACATAGTATGAGTATTAAGCTTTCAAAAAATGAACTATTTGATGTTGATTTTGTAACCGGTATTTATTTTGTTGAAACAGGGATCGTTATGAAAGGAACACAAATTGATGATTACATAGGGTATAATCAATTATTAAAACAAGGTGATATTTGTAATTTTGCTTCCTTTATGTCCCTAGAATTAAAGCGAAATATGGGAGCTAAACTATTATCGCCAAGAGCCAGTGTTATTACAGCTGTGGATAGAGACTTCTTTATTTTTATGGTTGAAAAACACGTTAGCATGGAAGAATTTATGCTTTATCAATCCAAAAAAGAAATTATGATACTGCAACGTCGCTGTTTACTGAATACTCTTAAAGTAAAAGATCGCGTCAAGCATGTTATTGCAGCGCTTGGATATGAATATGGAATTTCTAATGGTAGTAATATCCAAATTCCTCCAGAGTTATCGACTACATTTTTATCTAAGTTTATGGGGATAACGCGGGAATACCTTAGTCTTACACTGAGCGAACTAAAAAAAGAAGGTTATTTACTCTATACGAAAATTCCAATCGTTGTCAATGCTGAAAAATTGTTTAACGAAATTCCATATGAATCATTAATTTTATAA
- a CDS encoding Gfo/Idh/MocA family protein, whose protein sequence is MSLKVGIIGCGGIANGKHMPSLLKAEKAEMVAFCDIVREKAEAAAKEFGAENASVYTNYQDLLQDKSIDVIHVCTPNISHAEISIAAMEAGKHVMCEKPMAKTAEEAKSMIAAAERTGKKLTIGYQNRFRKDSDYLHQICENNELGDIYYAKAKAIRRRAVPTWGVFLDEEAQGGGPLIDIGTHALDLTLWMMDNYKPKYVVGNSYHKLAKKENAANAWGSWDPKKFTVEDSAFGFITMENGATIVLEASWALNTLDVGEARTSLSGTEGGADMEDGLRINGEAYSQMYEKKIQLDADGVDFYDGEGDDPALIEAEQWLDAILNNTEPVVKPEQALVVTQILEAIYESSKTGQPVYFN, encoded by the coding sequence ATGTCATTGAAAGTTGGAATTATTGGTTGTGGAGGCATTGCAAACGGGAAACATATGCCAAGCTTATTAAAAGCTGAGAAAGCAGAAATGGTTGCTTTTTGCGATATTGTACGAGAAAAAGCAGAGGCAGCAGCAAAAGAATTTGGTGCAGAAAATGCAAGCGTATACACGAATTATCAAGACTTACTCCAAGATAAATCAATCGACGTTATTCACGTATGTACACCAAATATTTCGCATGCTGAAATTTCGATTGCAGCAATGGAAGCCGGTAAACATGTTATGTGCGAAAAACCAATGGCAAAAACAGCGGAAGAAGCTAAAAGTATGATTGCAGCGGCAGAACGTACTGGAAAGAAACTAACAATTGGCTATCAAAATAGATTCCGTAAAGACTCCGATTATTTACACCAAATTTGTGAAAATAACGAGCTAGGTGATATTTACTATGCAAAAGCAAAAGCAATTCGTCGTCGTGCAGTACCAACATGGGGCGTATTCCTAGATGAAGAAGCACAAGGCGGTGGACCACTAATTGATATTGGTACCCACGCACTTGATTTAACGCTTTGGATGATGGACAATTATAAACCAAAATATGTTGTCGGAAATAGTTATCATAAATTAGCCAAAAAAGAAAATGCAGCAAATGCTTGGGGTTCATGGGATCCAAAGAAATTTACGGTAGAAGATTCCGCATTTGGTTTCATTACAATGGAAAATGGTGCAACGATTGTTTTAGAAGCAAGCTGGGCACTTAATACGCTAGATGTTGGTGAAGCAAGAACTTCTCTTAGTGGAACAGAAGGCGGCGCAGATATGGAAGACGGTTTACGAATTAACGGAGAAGCATATAGTCAAATGTACGAAAAGAAAATCCAATTGGATGCAGATGGCGTAGATTTTTATGACGGTGAAGGAGATGATCCTGCGTTAATCGAAGCAGAACAGTGGTTGGATGCAATTTTAAACAATACAGAGCCAGTTGTAAAACCAGAACAAGCACTTGTCGTGACACAAATTTTAGAAGCCATTTATGAATCATCTAAAACCGGACAACCAGTTTATTTTAATTAA
- a CDS encoding Gfo/Idh/MocA family protein, whose translation MKKYQIVIIGYGGMGSYHVTLASAADNLEVRGVFDILEEKRVAASGKGLKIYPSFESVLTDDEVDAVLIATPNDSHKELAIRALEAGKHVVCEKPVTMTSEDLLVIMDTAKKENKHFMVHQNRRWDEDFLIIKEMMEQKTIGDIFHLESRVHGANGIPGDWRHLKAHGGGMVLDWGVHLLDQLLFLIDSNVKSVSANLSFALGDEVDDGFVSFITFENGITAQVEVGTTNFIKLPRWYVKGTEGTGIIQDWDLSGEIVKPTALAKLSEPTPIQAGQGLTKTMAPPSEKATETLPLVSPSKLATSFYNNFVDVLNNDSEPIVSNEEVYQVLKLIEAIFQAAKTNQTIHSI comes from the coding sequence ATGAAAAAATACCAAATCGTGATTATTGGGTACGGCGGGATGGGGAGTTATCACGTAACACTTGCTTCTGCTGCTGATAATTTAGAAGTTCGCGGTGTATTTGATATTTTAGAAGAAAAACGAGTTGCAGCATCAGGTAAAGGCTTGAAAATTTACCCGAGTTTTGAGTCTGTTTTAACAGATGACGAGGTAGATGCAGTACTGATTGCAACGCCCAATGATAGTCATAAAGAATTGGCGATTCGTGCATTAGAAGCTGGAAAACACGTCGTTTGTGAGAAACCAGTTACGATGACAAGTGAAGATTTACTCGTTATTATGGATACTGCTAAAAAAGAAAATAAACATTTTATGGTGCATCAAAATAGACGTTGGGACGAGGATTTCCTGATTATCAAAGAAATGATGGAGCAAAAAACAATTGGGGATATTTTTCATCTTGAATCACGTGTACACGGAGCAAATGGTATTCCAGGCGATTGGCGCCATCTAAAAGCGCATGGTGGTGGAATGGTACTTGATTGGGGCGTTCACTTATTGGATCAACTGCTATTCTTAATTGATAGCAATGTGAAATCTGTTTCAGCTAATTTAAGTTTTGCGCTCGGGGATGAAGTAGATGATGGATTTGTTTCTTTTATCACTTTTGAAAATGGGATAACTGCGCAAGTGGAAGTAGGGACAACCAACTTCATCAAATTACCTCGCTGGTATGTTAAAGGTACGGAAGGAACAGGAATCATTCAAGATTGGGATTTGAGTGGAGAAATTGTTAAACCAACTGCTCTCGCTAAGTTATCGGAACCAACGCCAATTCAAGCTGGTCAAGGGTTAACGAAAACCATGGCACCACCAAGCGAAAAAGCAACGGAGACTCTACCACTTGTATCACCAAGCAAATTAGCCACTAGTTTTTATAACAATTTTGTAGATGTGCTAAATAATGATAGTGAACCAATCGTTTCAAACGAAGAAGTATATCAAGTTTTAAAACTGATTGAAGCAATCTTCCAAGCAGCCAAAACGAACCAAACTATCCACTCTATTTAA
- a CDS encoding CsbD family protein, protein MSEDKGMKDKAKGLKDKVVGDAKDKFGKATDDKGKQVEGKAQKAKGEVEDKTGDAKKKLSE, encoded by the coding sequence ATGAGTGAAGATAAGGGCATGAAAGATAAGGCAAAAGGATTGAAAGACAAAGTAGTAGGTGACGCTAAGGATAAGTTTGGAAAAGCAACTGACGACAAAGGAAAACAAGTCGAAGGTAAAGCTCAAAAAGCTAAAGGTGAAGTAGAAGATAAAACTGGCGACGCGAAAAAGAAATTATCTGAATGA